GCGCCAGTTCTTCCTGCGCGAGCAGCTCAAGGCCATCCAGAAGGAGCTCGGCATCGCCAAGGACGACAAGACCGCCGACCTGGAGCGCTTCCGCGAGCGGCTGGAGTCGCTGCGGATTCCCGACCCGGCCCGGGGCAAGGTGGACGAGGAGCTGGAAAAGCTCTCCATCCTCGAGACCGGCTCGCCGGAGTACGGGGTCACGCGCAACTACCTGGAGACCATCACCAGCCTGCCCTGGGGCCGCTACTCGGAGGACAACCTGGACCTGGACCACGGGCGCAGGGTCCTGGACCGCGACCATGACGGCCTCGACGATGTGAAGAAGCGAATCCTCGAGTTCCTCGCCGTGGGGGCCCTGCGCGGGGAGGTCTCCGGCTCCATCATCCTCCTGGTGGGGCCGCCCGGGGTGGGCAAGACCTCCATCGGCCACTCCATCGCTGACGCCCTGGGCCGGCGCTTCTACCGCTTCTCCCTGGGCGGGATGCGCGACGAGGCCGAGATCAAGGGCCACCGCCGCACCTATATCGGCGCCATGCCCGGCAAGTTCATCCAGGCCATCCGCGAGGCGGGCACCGCCAACCCGGTGATCATGCTGGACGAGATCGACAAGATCGGCGCCTCCTACCAGGGCGATCCCGCCTCGGCCCTGCTGGAGGTCCTGGACCCCGAGCAGAACAGCGACTTCCTCGACCACTACCTGGACCTGCGCTTCGATCTCTCCAAGGTGCTGTTCATCTGCACCGCCAATCAGCTCGACACCATCCCCCAGCCGCTGCTGGACCGCATGGAGGTGATCCGGCTCTCGGGCTACATCACCACGGAGAAGGTGGCCATCGCCAGGCATCACCTGTGGCCGCGCCAGGTGGAGCGCGCCGGACTGCGGCGCGGGCAGATCCGCATCACCGAGGCCGCCCTGCGCCAGATCATCGAGGGCTACGCCCGCGAGGCCGGCGTGCGCAACCTGGAGAAGCAGCTCGGGCGCATCGTGCGCAAGTGTGCGGTGGATATCCTCGGCGGCGCCGAGACTCCCGTGCGAATCGGCACCCGCGACATCGAGCGGCTGCTCGGCAAGGCCCACTTCCAGCGTGAAAAGCCGCTCAGCGGCCTGGGCGTGGTCACCGGGCTGGCATGGACGGCGATGGGCGGCGCGACGCTGTCCATCGAGGCCACCCGGGTCCACACCAAGAACCGCGGCTTCAAGCTCACCGGCAAGCTCGGCGACGTGATGCGCGAATCGGCCGAGATCGCCTACAGCTACATCAGCTCCCACCTGAAGACCTACCGCGCCGAGCAGACCTTTTTCGACGAGGCGTTCGTCCACCTGCACGTCCCCGAGGGGGCCACCCCGAAGGACGGCCCCAGCGCCGGCGTCACCATGGCCACCGCGCTGCTGTCGCTGGCGCGCAAGGAGCGCCTGGCCCGGCCCCTGGCCATGACCGGCGAGCTCACCCTCACCGGCCAGGTCCTGCCGGTGGGCGGCATCCGCGAGAAGGTCATCGCCGCGCGGCGCTCGCGCATCCCCGAGCTGATCCTCCCCGAGGCGAACCGCGGCGACTTCGAGGAGCTGCCGGACCACATCCGGGCCGGGCTGACCGTGCATTTCGCCCGCCACTACCGTGACGTCTACCGCATCGTGTTCGCAAACACCCCGGAATGACCACGCCCAATCACCGAAATCATGACAAACGTCATGCTTCCGATCGCCGGAGCGGATCCATAATCAGCCGGACCATCCAGGTGCCCGGGGTCCCTCCATGCCCCCGGAGCCGGCAGAGGAGCGAGCGGACATGAGCAAACTGGTAGAGTGGAGCGAGGAGCTGAGCGTCGGCATCCAGGAGATCGACGA
The nucleotide sequence above comes from Thioalbus denitrificans. Encoded proteins:
- the lon gene encoding endopeptidase La, with the translated sequence MPEKEQPEAIEIIDSDGMDEDQNPARGSELAVASELLPAEIHLIPVHDRPFFPPQTVPVLLSEEPWLETIEEVGEEPRHLLGLVASRTDAPPEEAAPDDFARMGTVVRIHHPMRASGKIQFIAEGLQRFRIVKWLTRTPPYRVRVEYPHEQRHEENADELRAYAIAIINTLKELVPLNPLYSEELKFFLTRFGPQDPSPLTDFAASLTTASKEELQEVLEAVNLRRRMEKVLVLIKKELEVARLQTRIRQQVEERMSEQQRQFFLREQLKAIQKELGIAKDDKTADLERFRERLESLRIPDPARGKVDEELEKLSILETGSPEYGVTRNYLETITSLPWGRYSEDNLDLDHGRRVLDRDHDGLDDVKKRILEFLAVGALRGEVSGSIILLVGPPGVGKTSIGHSIADALGRRFYRFSLGGMRDEAEIKGHRRTYIGAMPGKFIQAIREAGTANPVIMLDEIDKIGASYQGDPASALLEVLDPEQNSDFLDHYLDLRFDLSKVLFICTANQLDTIPQPLLDRMEVIRLSGYITTEKVAIARHHLWPRQVERAGLRRGQIRITEAALRQIIEGYAREAGVRNLEKQLGRIVRKCAVDILGGAETPVRIGTRDIERLLGKAHFQREKPLSGLGVVTGLAWTAMGGATLSIEATRVHTKNRGFKLTGKLGDVMRESAEIAYSYISSHLKTYRAEQTFFDEAFVHLHVPEGATPKDGPSAGVTMATALLSLARKERLARPLAMTGELTLTGQVLPVGGIREKVIAARRSRIPELILPEANRGDFEELPDHIRAGLTVHFARHYRDVYRIVFANTPE